In Rutidosis leptorrhynchoides isolate AG116_Rl617_1_P2 chromosome 2, CSIRO_AGI_Rlap_v1, whole genome shotgun sequence, one genomic interval encodes:
- the LOC139891941 gene encoding amino acid transporter AVT1I-like, with the protein MEAKNQENYSLTIPLVLNSGDVEQGQEEYTNNINNASFISTCFNCLNSLSGVGILSIPYALASGGWLSLILLFIIASSTFYTGLLIKRCMDADPTIRSYPDIGDRAFGKTGRMIVSITMNVEFYLVATGFLILESDNLSNLFPHVSFDISGTRIGLKHGFLILVAFILLPTSCFNSMSVLSYISASGVLASMLILGSIFWAGAFDHIGFHEKGKVINWNGLPSAISLYTFCYCAHPVFPTLYTSMRNQRQFSKVLFICFALCTVTYSLMAIIGYLMFGSKAESQITLNLPTHHISSRVAICTTLVTPIAKYALMLTPIVNTIETHFQSSCNKKLFNSIVRTILLISTVIVALSIPFFGYLMSLVGALLSATGSITIPCLCYLKISGIYKKNGIELVIVGFVVMIGLVVGVVGTYVSLVDIIHHL; encoded by the exons ATGGAGGCCAAAAACCAGGAAAATTACTCTCTTACAATACCACTAGTGCTTAACAGTGGAGATGTGGAACAAGGACAAGAAGAATACACCAACAACATAAACAATGCATCATTCATTAGTACTTGTTTTAATTGTCTCAATTCTCTTTCAG GAGTTGGAATACTCTCAATTCCATATGCATTAGCATCAGGAGGGTGGTTAAGCTTAATACTCCTTTTCATTATTGCTAGCTCAACTTTTTACACAGGATTATTAATCAAAAGATGTATGGATGCTGATCCAACAATAAGAAGCTATCCCGATATTGGAGATCGAGCATTTGGGAAAACAGGGAGAATGATTGTATCAATCACTATGAACGTAGAGTTCTACTTAGTCGCAACAGGTTTTCTAATCCTAGAAAGTGATAATCTGAGTAACTTATTCCCGCACGTGAGTTTTGACATTAGTGGCACTCGTATTGGTCTAAAACATGGATTTCTTATCCTTGTTGCATTCATTTTGCTCCCAACAAGTTGTTTTAATAGCATGAGTGTTCTGTCTTATATATCCGCTAGTGGAGTTCTAGCTTCCATGCTCATTTTAGGCTCAATCTTTTGGGCTGGTGCATTTGATCATATCGGTTTTCATGAAAAGGGTAAAGTCATAAACTGGAATGGACTACCATCAGCTATTAGCTTGTATACGTTCTGTTATTGCGCTCATCCTGTTTTCCCTACCCTCTATACTTCCATGAGAAATCAACGTCAATTCTCAAAG GTCTTGTTCATATGTTTTGCCCTGTGTACGGTTACTTATTCATTGATGGCAATTATTGGTTACCTTATGTTTGGTTCAAAGGCAGAGTCACAAATCACCTTAAACCTTCCAACTCATCATATTAGTTCAAGAGTGGCCATATGCACCACTCTTGTTACACCAATAGCTAAATACGCGTTAATGCTAACACCAATTGTCAACACTATCGAAACTCACTTTCAATCTTCTTGCAACAAAAAGTTATTTAACTCCATAGTTAGAACAATCTTGCTGATAAGCACTGTAATTGTAGCCCTGTCTATCCCTTTCTTTGGATATTTGATGTCACTTGTGGGAGCGTTATTAAGTGCCACAGGTTCAATTACAATACCTTGTTTGTGTTACTTGAAGATTTCAGGTATTTACAAGAAAAATGGTATTGAGCTGGTGATCGTTGGGTTCGTTGTGATGATTGGATTAGTTGTTGGAGTTGTGGGTACGTACGTATCGTTGGTAGATATAATACACCATCTATGA